Proteins encoded together in one Methanosarcinales archaeon window:
- a CDS encoding winged helix-turn-helix transcriptional regulator, giving the protein MKPFEGLLGNNCELRMLEYLLLLDGMDFNITELAEEVGVSRVTATRIAKKFVKWGILNSEKRANAAYYSIDLESPIVKNIEQLNNILIETVLGDEKLYEIHDYLEAQKPHVLTDVEKPNVNEALLPNSDRLTFQSKRMQHNPERQRNY; this is encoded by the coding sequence ATGAAACCTTTTGAAGGCTTGTTGGGAAACAATTGTGAATTGAGAATGCTTGAATACCTCTTACTGCTGGACGGAATGGATTTCAATATTACTGAATTGGCAGAAGAAGTAGGAGTTTCAAGAGTAACTGCCACCCGAATCGCAAAAAAGTTTGTTAAATGGGGTATTCTGAACTCAGAGAAAAGGGCTAATGCTGCATATTACAGCATTGATCTAGAATCACCGATCGTGAAAAATATTGAACAGCTCAACAATATCCTCATCGAAACCGTTTTGGGTGATGAAAAACTGTATGAAATTCATGATTATTTGGAGGCGCAAAAACCTCACGTTTTAACCGACGTTGAAAAACCAAATGTCAATGAGGCACTTTTGCCCAACAGTGACCGATTGACCTTTCAATCCAAGCGAATGCAACATAATCCTGAACGACAACGGAACTATTGA